Proteins encoded together in one Onychomys torridus chromosome 1, mOncTor1.1, whole genome shotgun sequence window:
- the Kcnv2 gene encoding potassium voltage-gated channel subfamily V member 2: MLKQNNERRPSLSYKPWTIPETEEVPSTRSNQHRRSICSLGARTGSQASITPPWTYNYYIEEDEDGGEEGEDWKDDLEEENQQPECPTALLDGHTDTPVQLSTLKVNVGGHSYKLECCELVNYPKTRLGRLATSTSRSYQLGLCDDYEAQTDEYFFDRDPAVFQLIYNFYISGVLLVRDELCPRSFLEELGYWGVRLKYTPRCCRICFEERRDELSDQLKIQRELRAQAQAEEAEELFRDMRFYGPQRRRLWNLMEKPFSSVAAKAMGVASNLFVLISVVALALNTVEEMQHQAEQGTGGGDPRPILEHVEMLCVAFFTLEFLLRLASTPNLRRFARSALNLVDLVAILPFYLQLLLECFTSEDQRGGKGSPMEHDLETVGRVGKVGQVLRIMRLMRIFRILKLARHSTGLRAFGFTLRQCYQQVGCLMLFITMGIFSFSAAVYSVEHDVPGTNFTSILHAWWWAAVSISTVGYGDMYPETHLGRLFAFLCIAFGIILNGMPISILYNKFSDYYSKLKAYEYTAIRRERGKVNFMKRATKKMAECLSGSNTQPTTRHEN, from the exons ATGCTGAAACAGAACAACGAGAGGAGACCATCACTGAGCTACAAGCCCTGGACTATTCCAGAGACCGAGGAGGTGCCCAGCACCAGGAGCAACCAACATCGCAGGAGCATCTGCTCCTTGGGAGCCCGCACTGGCTCTCAGGCCAGTATCACACCACCTTGGACCTACAATTACTACATTGAGGAAGATGAGGacggtggggaggagggagaggactgGAAGGATGACCTTGAGGAGGAGAACCAGCAGCCAGAGTGCCCCACAGCCCTTCTGGACGGCCATACTGACACTCCAGTCCAGCTCTCCACGCTGAAAGTGAACGTAGGCGGCCACAGCTACAAGCTGGAATGCTGTGAGCTAGTCAACTACCCTAAAACGCGTCTGGGCCGTCTGGCCACCTCCACCAGCCGCAGTTACCAGCTGGGCCTGTGCGACGATTATGAGGCACAGACAGACGAGTACTTCTTTGACCGTGACCCCGCCGTCTTCCAGCTCATCTATAATTTCTACATATCTGGGGTGCTGCTGGTGAGAGATGAGCTGTGTCCCCGCAGCTTCCTGGAGGAGCTAGGCTACTGGGGCGTGAGGCTCAAGTACACACCACGCTGTTGTCGCATCTGCTTTGAGGAGAGGAGGGACGAACTGAGCGATCAGCTCAAGATCCAGCGGGAGCTGCGTGCCCAGGCACAGGCCGAGGAGGCTGAGGAGCTCTTCCGAGACATGCGCTTCTACGGGCCGCAGCGTCGCCGCCTCTGGAACCTCATGGAGAAGCCCTTTTCCTCTGTGGCCGCCAAGGCCATGGGGGTGGCCTCCAACCTCTTCGTGCTCATCTCCGTGGTGGCCCTGGCGCTCAACACAGTGGAGGAGATGCAGCACCAGGCCGAGCAGGGCACAGGTGGTGGGGACCCGAGGCCCATCCTGGAGCACGTGGAGATGCTGTGTGTGGCTTTCTTCACTCTGGAGTTCCTGCTGCGCCTCGCCTCCACCCCCAACCTGCGACGCTTCGCGCGCAGCGCCCTCAACCTGGTGGACCTGGTGGCCATTCTGCCCTTCTACCTGCAGCTGCTGCTTGAGTGCTTCACGAGCGAGGACCAGAGGGGTGGCAAGGGTTCCCCGATGGAACATGACCTGGAGACCGTGGGGCGTGTGGGCAAGGTGGGCCAGGTGCTGCGCATCATGCGCCTCATGCGCATCTTCCGCATCCTCAAGCTGGCACGCCACTCCACCGGGCTGCGTGCCTTTGGCTTCACCCTGCGCCAGTGCTACCAGCAGGTGGGCTGCCTGATGCTCTTCATCACTATGGGCATCTTCTCCTTCTCTGCAGCTGTCTACTCGGTAGAGCATGACGTGCCTGGCACCAACTTCACCAGCATCCTCCATGCCTGGTGGTGGGCCGCG GTAAGCATTTCCACTGTGGGCTATGGAGACATGTACCCAGAGACCCACCTGGGCAGGCTCTTTGCCTTCCTCTGCATCGCTTTTGGGATTATTCTCAATGGGATGCCCATTTCCATCCTCTACAACAAGTTCTCCGATTACTACAGCAAGCTCAAAGCCTACGAGTACACCGCCATCCGTAGGGAGCGGGGAAAGGTGAACTTTATGAAGAGAGCCACCAAGAAGATGGCTGAATGTTTATCTGGAAGCAACACACAGCCCACCACAAGGCATGAGAATTAA